DNA from Plasmodium falciparum 3D7 genome assembly, chromosome: 8:
gattgttgagagaaaaaagaagaaaagctAATGGAGGTACTCCTATTGAAAAATTACACCCAATTGTACACTGTCCAACTCAAAGATATAATTTTAGAACTAGGCTAGGAAAAGGATTTACCTTTGAAGAGTTAAAGGTACGTAtcagaataaaaaaaaaaaaatatatatatattaataaattttggTACATACAGTAACAaatatgcacatatatatatatatatatttatttatttatttttatgtatgataatatgtatgtatttatttctatattataacataaactttatttccttttttttttttttttttttttcatatttcatTAATTTATAGGGAGCCGGATTAACTCCTAGAGCTGCACAAACTATAGGTATATGCTATgacaaaagaagaaaaaacagATCTGAAGAATCCTTGACAAAAAATGTCGAAAGATTATTAAAGTATAAGAACAGTTTAGTTATGATCCCACTTAAGAAAAACAAAGCAAAGAAAGGTATTGGAGGTATCCCAGCTGATGCTGATAAGAATACCATCAAAGAATTCAGAAATAAGAAACCATTACTCAGTATATTCAAGAAAGAAAAGAACACTAAACCATTCTATGAAACTATTGAAGTATCTAAAATTGATAAAGAATTCTTGGCCTACAAAACATTACGTAGAGCTAAATTGGCTGAAAGAAGAAAGAATAGAAGACAACAAAAGAAagatattaaatttaaatctAAAGATAATTAAGAATTAtaagaaacaaataaataaaaaggaacattttttataattaaaaagtattcaatgatatttatataattataaaattactataataaaaatataaatacaaagaaaaaaaaaaaaaaaaatatagatatatatatatatatatatgaccttatatttacaattaactattacatatatttatatatgaatataaatatatgtatttttttttttttttttttttttttaattttttaaactaagcatttatatatgttaccaAACAatttaagaataaaaatttttttatttacataaagaattttaacaaaataaaaaaaaatatatctagtatatatataatacatatatatatatatatatatatatatatatatatatatatatatattatgtctATGTTTacaaatacatttttatgttcataaaaaaggtaaaaaaacaaaaaattaatactgtcgttttcttttcctttctCGAAAGGGTATTGGGGGTCTATTAAATAAactgaaaagaaaaaaggaaacagttatatcaaaaaaatcaacatgaaaaaattatcaaataTAGACGgatgaatttatattaagatcataaaatataaaaatatataaattaataataaaaaaaaaaaataaaggaaaagaaaagaaaattgttatattgtcttaaaaataaaacagcAAAATGCTCATTTCTCAATTAAGAACAGTTTTCGAATTCCCTAATAaagtcaaaaaaaaaaaaaaaaaatttttttttttaataatgaattctatatattctaaaattataacataaatatatatatatatatatataattttttacttCATTATGCATGGGATATTTTCttcaatttttaattttataaataaatccGTCAGAAATCTTTTACATTTGTTTAGGGTtactaaaaataaagatataatgagtatattataagtaatatatatatatatatatatatatataatatagacatttttatgtataatcaAATAATAGGTTATAAATGActgtgtatattttatttacaatTTGAGTAATGTACGTACCAcctatgtataatatttcaacTTTTAAGTAATCACAGACGGTTACAAATTTTGTTAAAATTTCAATTTCCTTTTTGAATTTCTACGaatgaataaaaaaggaaaaaataagagtaattaaaatattatatatatatatatatatatatatatatatatatatatatatatttatttatttatattctctcaatttcattttgttttttttttttttttaaacaaaatattatttacttACGTTACtagtttttattataaaaattcgCAATTCTAGATTTGCAAAAATGactgtaaaaataaaagaatataacgTCATGTTAAATATGAATTTTAcacattttacatatatatatatatatatgtatatatgtttcatttttttttgtgttttattACTACTGAAAGGATTAAAAAGTattgttttaaatatttttccataaaatataagaGCATTCTTATCAAATTCCTATAAAAAATTGAAggcataaaaatatacatatacatatatatatatatatgttcatttatcGTTTATATATTAACTATGGAAATTACTTCTTTAATTAAAACAAACAAGGGTGTATTTGagttttgtattattttgaatatgTCATCTTCTTGTAATTTATTTAGCtgtgtatttttttcgtctaaatataatttacataataCCCATATGTTATCTTTTTtaaccatttttttttaagcaaaggaaatcaaaataaaaatatatatatatatataatattgaagCAATATTATATTGGGAggttttaaaatttttttttttcttctttttatttgtatattttaatattttatttttttttataattatatttttatattatccggtttaaaaaataagaagaaaatataaacttccttttacaaaatagaaagcaaataaaattataaatttttaatttgtgcTATATTAAagcttttttatattaaaaaaaaattattataatataaaaatgagtAATACATTAAAaggttaatatatatgttacttttattcattatatacttttatattttttaattttttttttttttttttttttttttttatatttaacatGTGATACCAATTTAAGAAAAGTACGACTGAAAAGAActaaataattttcataaatataaatttttaaaaggaTGTAATTCCTCAAggaaatgtaaatatataatctcttataaacaaaaaattattatgaggaaataaacataatattattaataattctatatatatatatatatatataaatgtattatggTATGTTCtcttttttctattttgatgtttttttttttttttttttttttttttaatgttctatatataataataatcgaatttatatattgtaaccCGTCTCAAgtgtgaaatatatatttttattttttttcttttacacATTAATAGTTTTatagttttaaaaaaatattcccCAAATCCTCAAaagttatatttaaaatatgtgtcccatatataacattatatatttattggataggtttttaatttaattgtaaaaatagaataataaataaataaaattatttaatacatttttcatataatgcATATTCAATAACACCGTATGAAAAAATACAAGAAATGTACTCAagcatatattaataaaatgattaCTTTTTTTTGAGTTATTACactttttatgtatataaaacaaatatatataactttaaTAAAGTTAAATGCATAGTTcttcttataataataattttaccCACATAATTTCAtatctattttttataataatatacaatatatatattataatatgtatatttatatataatatatatatataatatcaaatggtttaaaaaatatatatatatattatataatttatatcatatatattataatataatatcgaATAGcttcaaaataatatttcatatttatttataaaataattataaatataaatataatatgaattacatatattatatagaaatattacaaaataaaaataaaaaaaaaaaggtaacgcatgcttttatattatattatatatagttcttatttatttttttttttctcttgtATGTACATGATATAAATTTcatactattttttttttttttttttcatatataaataaataaataatataaatgttgatttatatataaaaaataataattaataataatatataaataaataaataataatattacaatataaaaaaatatatatatattatatatataatattatatatataacattgtATGAATGCACTTTTATCTATTTTAACTAGAGCGCCACTACTTTTTCAAATAttggaataaaaaaaaaaaaaatactgctctactaatattataaaatgata
Protein-coding regions in this window:
- a CDS encoding 60S ribosomal protein L13-2, putative, producing the protein MVAHNNVLPNVHLHKWWQRHVRVNFSKNIKKKKRRLLREKRRKANGGTPIEKLHPIVHCPTQRYNFRTRLGKGFTFEELKGAGLTPRAAQTIGICYDKRRKNRSEESLTKNVERLLKYKNSLVMIPLKKNKAKKGIGGIPADADKNTIKEFRNKKPLLSIFKKEKNTKPFYETIEVSKIDKEFLAYKTLRRAKLAERRKNRRQQKKDIKFKSKDN